Proteins encoded by one window of Nicotiana tabacum cultivar K326 chromosome 10, ASM71507v2, whole genome shotgun sequence:
- the LOC107825318 gene encoding protein NUCLEAR FUSION DEFECTIVE 6, mitochondrial isoform X2, with protein MAFAAARSIFRSPYLRNAASRIASEAKAARPPFRKASRTPLSNRIFRCPAELSACVESLQPYHTATASALMTSMLTDSLRSYSWLSEGVDKTR; from the exons ATGGCCTTCGCCGCCGCTAGATCCATTTTCCGGTCACCGTACTTGCGCAATGCCGCCTCAAGGATAGCGTCGGAGGCTAAAGCAGCTCGACCTCCATTTCGCAAGGCTTCTAGAACTCCTCTTTCTAATCGCATCTTTAG ATGTCCTGCTGAGTTGAGCGCTTGCGTGGAGTCACTGCAACCATACCACACTGCTACTGCTTCGGCTTTGATGACTTCCATGCTTACTGACTCTCTCCGTAGTTACAGTTGGCTTTCAGAAG GCGTTGACAAGACTAGATGA
- the LOC107825318 gene encoding protein NUCLEAR FUSION DEFECTIVE 6, mitochondrial isoform X1 has translation MAFAAARSIFRSPYLRNAASRIASEAKAARPPFRKASRTPLSNRIFRCPAELSACVESLQPYHTATASALMTSMLTDSLRSYSWLSEAQNEDV, from the exons ATGGCCTTCGCCGCCGCTAGATCCATTTTCCGGTCACCGTACTTGCGCAATGCCGCCTCAAGGATAGCGTCGGAGGCTAAAGCAGCTCGACCTCCATTTCGCAAGGCTTCTAGAACTCCTCTTTCTAATCGCATCTTTAG ATGTCCTGCTGAGTTGAGCGCTTGCGTGGAGTCACTGCAACCATACCACACTGCTACTGCTTCGGCTTTGATGACTTCCATGCTTACTGACTCTCTCCGTAGTTACAGTTGGCTTTCAGAAG